From the Mammaliicoccus sciuri genome, the window CATCAAATCACATTTAATGATGTTGGTTTCTCTTATTCAAATGACAAAGATAACTTAGTATTTAATCATTTGTCGTTTGATATTCCAGAGAAGACTTTTACAGCAATTGTTGGTGCATCTGGTAGTGGTAAGTCTACGATTGCGAAATTACTTTCAAGATTCTGGGATGTAACGTCCGGTGAAATTGATATTGGTGGCGTAAATATTAAAGATATTGAACCTAAGAAACTGAATGAATTAGTTGGTTTTGTAGGCCAAGATAACTTCTTATTAAATCTTACGTTTAAAGAAAATATTAAATTAGGTAATCCGGAAGCATCGGATGAAGCGGTTGAAGAAGCGGCTAAATTAGCGCAATGTCATGAATTTATTACGAAATTGCCAGAGGGCTATGATACGAATGTAGGTTCAGTTGGTGATAAATTATCGGGCGGTGAAAAACAACGTGTCACAATAGCGAGAATGATCTTGAAAGATGCACCGATTATTGTATTAGATGAAGCGACAGCTTATGTCGACCCAGATAATGAACAAAAAATTCAAGCTGCATTAAATGCTTTAACTCAAAATAAGACGCTCATTGTCATTGCCCATCGATTATCTACCATTAAACAAGCAGATCAAATTATTGTGTTAGGTCATCAACAAATTCTTGAAAAAGGTGACCATGCAAGACTACTGGATATGAACGGTCAATATAAACAAATGTGGGATATGCACATCGGTGCGAAAGATTGGGGGGTCTCTTCTTAATTTGTAATACATTCAAATATAAAGGAGGATTAATATGTTTCAGATTACATTTAAGATTTTAAAGTGGGCGACACCTTATAGATCAAGAATGATTTTAGGATTTGTAATGTCATTTATTAATTCTATTTTTATCGCCTCACCAATCTTCTTAGCTGCCCAAGTGTTTAACCGTGTGCTATCTCATAAACAAATTGAAATGTATGAAATTATGAGTGTGTTAGGCATCATGATTTTATTAGTATTAGCAAGATTTGTGACAGCTTATTTAAAGAATAGACTTCAAGAAAGTATCGCCTATGAAATGAGTGCGAAAGAACGTTTAAATATTGGTGATAAACTTAAGAACGTAAGACTAGGGTATTTTGAAGACCATCAAACAAATGAACTTGCAACGGTTGTTACAACAGATTTAACGTTCTTAGAAAATTATGCAATGAAGATGATCGATATTGTCGTAAACGGCTATATATTAATTACTGTATTAATTTTGTCGCTTTTAGTTGTGTCTTGGGAAGTGTCACTATTAGCACTTATTGGCGTAGTGCTCTCTTTACTTTGCATTCATTTATTAGAAAAGAAAAGCCATCAAAACGCGCCGCATTATCATCATGTTCAAAATCAACTTGTTGAGAAAGTGCTTGAAGTCGTTCGAGGTATTCAAGTTATTAAATCATTCTCAAAAGAAAATACGAGTCTTCAAAGTTTTAACAAAGCAGTAGATGAAAGTAAACGCGTGAATTCAAAAATTGAATTACAATACATACCGTTTAATTTATTGCATTTGTTGAGCTTAAAGATTGTTTCTATCGTCATAGTATTTATTGCATGCTTATTATATATCAATCAAAGCATTGATTTACCAACGCTTATTATGATTTCTATCTTTTCATTTGTGATATTTGAAAGTGTGGAGAATGTAAACAGTGCAGCACACGTGTTAGAAATGATTGATATGACGTTAAATGATATTGAAGAAATTAAGAACGCACCTATATTAGATGAAACAGGAAGAGATATCGAAATCGATAACTTTGATATTGAATTTGATCATGTAAGCTTCTCATACGGAGAGCACCGTGTGATTAATGATGTGAGCTTTAAAGTAGGGGCACAAACATCTACAGCAATCATAGGACCATCAGGAAGCGGTAAGTCTACCTTATGTAATTTGTTGTTAAGATTTTATGATGTAGACGAAGGTGCAATTCGAATAGGTGGCGTTGATATCCGAGATATGACACTAAGTACACTGATGTCTCATATTAGTGCGGTGTTTCAAAAGGTCTACTTATTTAATGATACAGTCGAAAATAATATTTTATACGGTAAGCCAGATGCAACTAAAGAAGAAGTTATCGCAGCTGCGAAACAAGCATGCTGTCATGACTTCATCATGTCACTACCGGATGGCTATCAAACAATGGTCAATGAGAAAGGGAATAATTTATCTGGTGGAGAAAAACAACGTATATCTATCGCAAGGGCGATATTAAAAGACGCACCTATCATCATTCTAGATGAAGCAACTGCGAGTATTGATCCAGAGAACGAACATCTCATACAAAGTGCAATTGATGAATTAAGCCAAGGCAAAACAGTTATCACAATCGCACATAAAATTGGAACAATTAAAAATGCCAATGAAATCATCGTATTAAACGAAGGAGAAATCATACAAAAAGGCGATCACGAAACACTCGTGAATCAATCAGGAACTTATCAGAACTTCATCCAAATCAAGACACAATCAGAAGGTTGGAGATTGTAGAGTATGAGTAAACAAATTGGCATTTTAGGTGGAAATGGTGCACTAGGTAGTAGGTTAACGAAGTTATTATCTGAACATAAAAATGTGCAAATTAAAGTTAGTACAAGAACTGAGAACTTTACCAAATTAGAACATCATCAAATTGAATATGTAACAGTAAGTTTAGATAGTGTAGACGATTTAAAACAATTTATTAACGGATGCGACATTGTTGTGAATTGTACAGGTTATTACAATAAATATATTATAGAGTGTTGTTCAGAATATCATGCACACTATGTTGATACTTCTGGTGAGTTAAATTTAGTTCATAGTGAATTGGAATTGGATGAACAATTGAAGAATAAACGGTTAAGTGCAGTTCAATTTGTTGGTGTAAATCCAGGATTAACAGAAGTGTTGATTGCATATTGTAAAGCGTGTTCGAATGTTGAGGAATTAGAATTATACTTTTCAGGTGTTGGTATATTATCAAAATCAGCGG encodes:
- a CDS encoding ABC transporter ATP-binding protein, whose product is MFQITFKILKWATPYRSRMILGFVMSFINSIFIASPIFLAAQVFNRVLSHKQIEMYEIMSVLGIMILLVLARFVTAYLKNRLQESIAYEMSAKERLNIGDKLKNVRLGYFEDHQTNELATVVTTDLTFLENYAMKMIDIVVNGYILITVLILSLLVVSWEVSLLALIGVVLSLLCIHLLEKKSHQNAPHYHHVQNQLVEKVLEVVRGIQVIKSFSKENTSLQSFNKAVDESKRVNSKIELQYIPFNLLHLLSLKIVSIVIVFIACLLYINQSIDLPTLIMISIFSFVIFESVENVNSAAHVLEMIDMTLNDIEEIKNAPILDETGRDIEIDNFDIEFDHVSFSYGEHRVINDVSFKVGAQTSTAIIGPSGSGKSTLCNLLLRFYDVDEGAIRIGGVDIRDMTLSTLMSHISAVFQKVYLFNDTVENNILYGKPDATKEEVIAAAKQACCHDFIMSLPDGYQTMVNEKGNNLSGGEKQRISIARAILKDAPIIILDEATASIDPENEHLIQSAIDELSQGKTVITIAHKIGTIKNANEIIVLNEGEIIQKGDHETLVNQSGTYQNFIQIKTQSEGWRL